From Trichoderma atroviride chromosome 1, complete sequence, one genomic window encodes:
- a CDS encoding uncharacterized protein (EggNog:ENOG41), whose amino-acid sequence MNPARSFSLLRKPRLSIPSRASSSGLVCPSCLHSFGTTASQNAGHNKWSKTKHIKAVTDKKKMSDRVSFTKLITMYSKMYGEDVKFNPQLANAVAAATKASVPKSLIEGAIARGQGRSATGAQLEPMTLEILMPPNIALVADIETDNKTRSLHDLKLVVKKAGGLVGSTAFYFSRRGRAIFKPRDGGPSLSDVLDEAIEHDGTEDVEEHPDGGFLIWTEPSKLMAITEAISKRFELEVVESEIMWAANEDTQADVDTAELVESLNTLLSGLREYTEVRALFANFRQGTITDDDWDKLERHIDI is encoded by the exons ATGAACCCTGCAAGATCGTTTTCGCTTCTGAGAAAGCCTCGTCTTTCAATCCCTTCTCGCGCATCTTCAAGCGGTCTTGTATGCCCGTCATGTCTGCATTCATTTGGCACGACGGCGTCTCAGAACGCAGGGCACAATAAATGGTCCAAAACGAAGCATATCAAGGCGGTTacagacaaaaagaaaatgtctGATCGTGTTTCATTTACAAAGCTCATCACCATGTACTCTAAAA TGTATGGCGAGGACGTCAAGTTCAACCCCCAGCTAGCAAATgcagttgcagcagcaacaaaag CGAGCGTTCCCAAGTCACTAATTGAGGGTGCCATCGCAAGAGGCCAAGGTCGCTCTGCAACAGGCGCACAGCTTGAACCCATGACACTAGAGATTCTCATGCCACCTAATATCGCCTTGGTTGCCGATATTGAGACGGATAACAAGACGCGTAGCTTGCACGATCTCAAACTTGTCGTCAAGAAGGCCGGCGGCCTTGTGGGCTCCACTGCATTCTACTTCTCAAGACGCGGACGGGCCATATTTAAGCCTAGGGATGGTGGCCCTTCTTTATCTGATGTATTGGATGAAGCAATTGAGCACGACGGAACTGAAGATGTCGAAGAGCATCCGGATGGTGGATTCTTGATCTGGACTGAGCCATCCAAGCTCATGGCCATCACGGAAGCCATCTCTAAACGGTTCGAGCTCGAGGTTGTCGAGTCTGAGATAATGTGGGCTGCGAATGAAGACACCCAGGCTGACGTCGATACGGCCGAATTGGTAGAAAGTTTGAATACCTTGCTGTCTGGTCTTCGCGAGTATACCGAGGTCAGAGCTCTGTTCGCCAACTTTCGCCAAGGCACGATCACGGACGATGACTGGGACAAGCTGGAGAGACATATAGACATATAG
- a CDS encoding uncharacterized protein (TransMembrane:1 (o6-26i)) yields the protein MPGIQLEIFKFGVCLMFPIGFMYYFGTNLDNRFKVKDFWPKPEECNKLPQDREEVVKEYERIVARQKIRQALQEERQRQQAEQAQKNESS from the exons ATGCCTGGAATTCAGCTCGAGATCTTCAAG TTCGGCGTCTGCCTCATGTTCCCAATTGGGTTCATGTATTATTTTGGAACGAACCTGGACAATCGCTTCAAGGTTAAGGATTTCTGGCCGAAGCCCGAAGAATGCAACAAGCTGCCTCAAGATAGAGAGGAGGTCGTTAAAGAGTACGAGCGAATCGTGGCACGGCAAAAGATTCGACAGGCTCTTCAAGAGGAGAGGCAGCGACAACAGGCGGAGCAAGCGCAAAAGAACGAGAGCTCTTGA
- a CDS encoding uncharacterized protein (EggNog:ENOG41~BUSCO:EOG092D0ANR), with amino-acid sequence MSSSQELEAPASAPSVQASAAADPVTANPELDLPKLQALPAEQQDLFLLTFVSSLKKHVLGLVADDCTAQQFYLKREIFQIINLSTPQPSRVIRNNLGACLAHIFGKGDRKLLFETINDLIAITAGGKSKDGETRAKHAAVSCLGDVYASAGDSAIGLHQLACTTLLKLLRSASNNAGIRAAVFTALEKIIIMVEGSMDEYISRDIWKQARSHASVDKGTLVVASACRCLKALVRHTMYFHNLTDFDKLETSMFKAADSSSAKVRNAMASCFAEALVQGYSESSAADAAAKNKKSKLKLKRASTHPSIAGDEDDVPSRPSSPAPGAKRSQDLALSLQDILKILAGYFVKPATTNKSRAAIGVCYGKLFRRLGEKTVQANYLGIVESLTVDILGHATISNNRYRLLISRKIVDTIIQDVIGRKILGESGQKTAAEFLISGVLKNYPQALAEKPEPQKHTLIAALNAVASLLKSLGSAANSFAEPCRDGLLQVLQHPSYSVQVFASNCMKTFVLACPQQLLPCLSVCMNSLSRELSLLGTGRNSPRRCIGFAHGLAATLSASPSRPLHGSLDVDSRVLTMATNLLKSSSQSELRVSSTQIQVAWILIGGLMSLGPNFVKIHLSQLLLLWKNALPKPLAKDNTSARSLLEASFLTHVRECALGSILAFLQFNNRLLTVDVSKRIAAMLQSTTAFLKTLPSKKITEDISQRLTPALQLQDLDRMVQRRVLQCYIKLVNLSPAGGSEALLQSNLLTLAISLFADPDNYTPNSLSASIANAAGTFESVWDVGDNTGFGITGIVSGFNVKSLPGQNENAIQEDKTRQNDSEAFIDSLLQSPVCGSLEHDASMLYIGGVDDGSTDPDPPATEVINSAIQLFAFAFPLTPAKVQESILEQIRTFASAGSLQRDSGRKAAINVNLATAVLCTMRVAVKETSSPSGDIANIAVERLLQDIVRDFVLDPDQYVRSLGYAAVARLCNVYGNAFTNQEIKYLVDTIVGNREPSARAGCAMALGAIQTKVGGMAAGYHLKTILGILMSLCNDPHPVVHYWALEALSLASDAAGLSFATYVPSTLGMLAQLYVSETHHSEISSAITMNFEMELSTTAAVARSVDSLINVLGPDLQDANKSRELIFTLVGQFQDEEDVFVERAALGCLEHLSLYAPGQMHFGDYVKVLQKYLSSEHATLRDVAVDGLYNIMKRDPRDVLREADKGYEDQLWLVLDADPSHDGIRNIIRNWLHQTCLNETFLWLQRFQSVLKMTRAKPEEGKNVNKSTMGGLPDLQDEEAAGFAAASTGAKEDKADAASEAEPLRWQVTTFAMSCIYDMFAIIAKDVATHGESKAQLALQNKIADVVRMAFSASTSGVLELRIWGLKIIGVVLKMFGKTPDPDFEEAMLLEQYQAQISSALTPAFAADSSPELASEAVNVCASFISIGIVTDVDRMGRILKTLVNALENFSSDNENAGIGDLKGLSSNAQVMVKISVFSAWAELQVASTEQKYLLDVLKPHIGKLTPLWLEALREFARLRFEPDISMTLGPPSLSGSLDTIYAALNRETLLRFYQDAWLKLVDAIASLIEQDSEFVFDALDGKELSETSPNGHAKVPGINYRDEPVAFFFVLFGLAFEALATRPGQDNSLATQEQMLAILQALKKILHPSVTGHAIYRPDVFSETMDLLDRLVLTEGLDVQSVIVEIARDLCVTHPSARRQSDDDGDLSEDIDQLFELTRIIVLVLSGILPGLSEGNAPARHQINGEAILLIRTALNAIVDAAEVFPSIIKTDLHACIIHIFATILATPECQELIVPQSLAILKRFIASMSKSRRNSANGPSATDIQLQGCLRRFLSIYLNAQKRETPTSLTSVKNSLLATTILFTSGTNQLPATEPLVARYLDEVLDCLTDRMTAKIAANCIRSLLLQGAPSAADVSIARYLFPRLIAFVTDVGPEDPELARSLVSHTLCLYVRSVKPDRVAPAMAMVIPALMARATGEGEGVYSETSTRLLELAAVNQEVFKAIVGGLSGGQRAFLEEVIRSGRPAAGAADKTLSSETSQPTIQLKMNFGG; translated from the coding sequence ATGTCGTCGAGCCAGGAGCTCGAAGCTCCAGCCAGTGCGCCGAGCGTGcaggccagcgccgccgccgatcCAGTCACTGCCAACCCGGAGCTGGACCTCCCTAAGCTTCAAGCGCTCCCCGCTGAACAGCAAgatctcttcctcctcacgTTCGTTTcgagcttgaagaagcatGTATTGGGGCTTGTAGCAGACGATTGTACGGCCCAGCAGTTCTACCTGAAGCGCGAAATCTTCCAGATCATCAACCTGTCCACCCCGCAGCCGTCTCGGGTCATCAGAAACAACCTGGGAGCTTGTCTAGCCCACATCTTCGGCAAGGGCGACAGGAAGCTGCTATTCGAAACGATAAACGATCTAATAGCAATAACAGCGGGAGGAAAATCCAAGGATGGCGAGACTCGCGCAAAGCATGCGGCTGTTAGCTGCCTGGGAGACGTGTATGCCTCTGCGGGGGACAGTGCAATTGGACTCCACCAGCTGGCTTGCACAACGCTGCTGAAACTGCTCAGGTCGGCTTCGAATAACGCAGGAATAAGAGCAGCGGTGTTTACCGCTTTGGAGaagatcatcatcatggtTGAAGGATCCATGGACGAATACATTTCTCGGGATATCTGGAAGCAGGCAAGGAGCCATGCTTCCGTTGACAAGGGAACCCTCGTCGTTGCGTCTGCGTGTCGATGTCTTAAAGCCCTGGTGCGACACACCATGTACTTCCACAACTTGACCGACTTCGACAAGCTGGAGACGTCAATGTTCAAGGCTGCCGACTCGTCATCCGCCAAAGTTCGAaatgccatggccagctGCTTTGCCGAGGCGCTGGTGCAAGGATATTCCGAGTCCAGCGCCGcagacgccgccgccaagaatAAAAAGTCTAAACTCAAGCTTAAACGAGCATCCACCCACCCCAGCATCGCGGGAGATGAGGACGATGTTCCATCTCGCCCGTCAAGCCCAGCTCCTGGCGCCAAGCGGAGTCAAGACCTTGCTCTGTCGCTGCAAGATATTTTGAAAATCTTGGCTGGCTATTTTGTCAAGCCTGCAACCACCAACAAATCCCGAGCTGCTATCGGAGTGTGCTATGGTAAACTTTTCCGCCGACTCGGCGAGAAGACCGTGCAGGCCAATTATCTTGGTATAGTAGAAAGCTTGACTGTTGATATCCTCGGCCACGCAACCATTAGCAACAACCGCTATCGCTTGCTCATTTCGCGAAAGATCGTGGATACCATCATTCAGGATGTCATTGGGCGCAAGATCCTGGGGGAATCTGGCCAAAAAACCGCGGCAGAATTTCTCATCAGCGGCGTTTTGAAAAACTACCCTCAAGCTTTGGCTGAGAAACCAGAGCCTCAGAAGCACACCCTCATTGCTGCTTTGAATGCTGTTGCATCGCTATTAAAATCACTTGGATCTGCTGCAAACAGCTTCGCAGAGCCTTGCCGAGATGGGCTATTGCAAGTGCTACAACATCCCAGCTATTCTGTGCAAGTATTTGCGTCGAATTGCATGAAGACTTTTGTCCTCGCATGCcctcagcagctgctgccgtgTCTTTCGGTATGCATGAACAGCCTCAGCCGTGAACTGTCTCTCCTGGGGACTGGACGCAACTCCCCCAGGCGATGCATCGGATTCGCACATGGTCTAGCCGCCACTCTAAGCGCCAGCCCTTCTCGCCCACTACATGGCTCTCTTGATGTGGACAGTCGGGTTTTGACAATGGCTACAAACTTGCTCAAATCCAGCAGCCAGTCAGAGCTCCGTGTCTCGAGCACCCAAATCCAAGTTGCTTGGATTCTCATCGGCGGCCTTATGTCTTTGGGTCCAAATTTCGTCAAGATCCATTTGTCGCAGCTGCTCTTGCTTTGGAAGAATGCGCTGCCAAAGCCTCTAGCCAAGGACAATACCTCAGCCAGGAGCCTGCTCGAGGCATCATTTCTTACTCATGTGAGAGAGTGCGCTCTAGGCTCCATTCTAGCTTTCCTTCAGTTCAACAATCGGCTTCTCACGGTTGACGTTTCTAAACGTATAGCGGCAATGCTCCAGAGCACAACAGCCTTTTTAAAGACACTGCCATCAAAGAAGATAACTGAGGACATTTCGCAGAGACTTACTCCTGCTCTTCAATTACAAGACCTTGACAGGATGGTGCAGCGTAGAGTCTTGCAGTGTTATATCAAACTGGTGAACCTGAGCCCTGCGGGAGGAAGTGAAGCCCTGTTGCAGTCGAATTTGCTGACTCTTGCGATATCGCTATTTGCGGATCCCGACAACTACACGCCCAACTCTCTAAGTGCCTCGATTGCGAATGCTGCTGGCACCTTTGAGTCGGTTTGGGATGTTGGCGACAACACTGGCTTTGGAATAACCGGTATCGTATCAGGCTTCAATGTCAAGTCGCTCCCAGGCCAAAATGAGAACGCCATCCAGGAAGATAAAACTCGACAAAATGATTCAGAGGCTTTCATAGATAGTCTCTTGCAATCGCCGGTCTGCGGCAGTCTGGAGCATGATGCATCAATGCTCTATATCGGCGGCGTGGATGACGGATCTACAGACCCTGATCCCCCAGCCACCGAGGTCATCAACAGCGCCATTCAGCTGTTTGCTTTTGCATTTCCATTGACCCCGGCCAAGGTTCAAGAAAGTATTCTGGAGCAAATCAGAACATTTGCGTCGGCAGGTTCTCTCCAGCGAGACTCTGGGCGCAAAGCAGCCATCAATGTCAATCTTGCAACAGCAGTTCTCTGTACGATGAGGGTTGCCGTCAAAGAGACCAGCTCTCCATCCGGAGATATTGCTAATATCGCCGTCGAGCGGTTACTGCAGGATATCGTTCGAGATTTTGTTCTTGATCCCGACCAATATGTTCGGAGCCTTGGCTATGCTGCCGTTGCGAGACTATGCAACGTGTACGGCAACGCATTTACAAATCAAGAAATCAAATACCTTGTTGACACCATTGTCGGAAACCGAGAACCTAGTGCTAGAGCGGGTTGCGCAATGGCCCTGGGTGCTATCCAGACCAAGGTAGGTGGTATGGCTGCCGGCTACCATCTGAAAACTATTCTCGGTATCCTTATGTCGCTTTGCAATGATCCTCACCCTGTGGTTCATTACTGGGCCCTTGAAGCATTGTCACTGGCGTCAGACGCTGCTGGTCTAAGCTTTGCTACCTACGTGCCAAGCACTTTGGGTATGCTCGCACAGCTCTACGTTTCGGAGACACATCATTCTGAGATATCCTCGGCCATTACGATGAACTTTGAAATGGAACTCTCGACAACAGCAGCCGTTGCACGAAGTGTCGACTCGCTTATCAATGTGCTTGGGCCTGATCTTCAAGATGCTAACAAGTCGCGAGAGCTCATCTTTACGCTGGTTGGGCAGTTccaggacgaagaagatgtgtTCGTTGAGAGAGCTGCACTGGGCTGCTTGGAACATCTATCCTTGTATGCCCCTGGGCAGATGCATTTTGGCGATTACGTCAAAGTCTTGCAGAAATATCTCTCGTCCGAGCACGCAACTCTACGCGACGTGGCTGTAGATGGACTTTATAACATCATGAAGCGAGACCCGCGAGATGTTCTAAGAGAAGCGGACAAAGGCTACGAAGACCAACTGTGGCTGGTACTTGACGCTGACCCATCTCATGATGGCATCCGAAATATCATCCGCAACTGGTTGCATCAGACATGCCTGAATGAGACTTTCTTGTGGCTTCAGCGTTTCCAGTCCGTTTTGAAGATGACAAGAGCCAAGCCAGAGGAAGGTAAAAACGTAAATAAGTCTACGATGGGCGGACTACCTGATCTACAGGACGAGGAAGCCGCAGGATTTGCAGCCGCTTCGACGGGTGCAAAGGAGGACAAGGCCGACGCAGCGTCAGAAGCAGAACCTCTGCGCTGGCAAGTAACGACGTTTGCGATGAGCTGTATATATGACATGTTTGCTATTATTGCAAAGGACGTGGCAACACACGGCGAGTCGAAAGCTCAGCTTGCGCTGCAGAATAAGATTGCTGATGTTGTGCGCATGGCCTTTTCTGCGTCGACATCAGGTGTATTGGAGCTACGCATCTGGGGTCTCAAGATCATCGGCGTAGTCCTCAAGATGTTTGGCAAGACACCTGACCCTGACTTCGAAGAGGCCATGCTCTTGGAGCAGTATCAAGCACAAATCAGCTCGGCATTAACCCCGGCATTTGCGGCGGATTCATCCCCCGAGCTCGCTTCAGAGGCGGTCAATGTCTGCGCAAGCTTCATCTCAATTGGCATTGTCACCGATGTCGACCGAATGGGGCGTATCTTGAAGACTCTTGTGAATGCTCTAGAGAACTTCTCCAGTGATAACGAGAATGCAGGAATTGGCGACCTGAAGGGTCTCAGCTCCAATGCACAAGTTATGGTCAAGATATCTGTATTTTCAGCCTGGGCCGAGCTGCAAGTAGCCAGCACGGAGCAGAAGTATCTACTAGATGTTCTCAAGCCGCATATTGGGAAACTAACACCTCTCTGGCTTGAGGCACTCCGAGAGTTTGCACGACTTCGGTTCGAGCCGGATATCTCAATGACGCTAGGACCCCCTTCTCTGTCGGGCAGCTTAGACACAATTTACGCGGCTTTGAACCGCGAGACCTTGCTTCGCTTCTACCAAGACGCATGGCtcaagctggttgatgcGATTGCGAGTCTGATTGAACAAGACAGCGAATTTGTCTTTGACGCCCTAGACGGCAAAGAGCTAAGCGAGACATCTCCCAATGGACATGCAAAAGTTCCGGGCATTAACTACCGAGACGAACCggtggccttcttcttcgtgcTCTTCGGTCTTGCTTTTGAGGCCTTGGCGACTCGGCCCGGCCAAGACAACTCCCTGGCTACGcaggagcagatgctggccATCTTGCAAGCCCTGAAGAAGATTCTACACCCCAGCGTGACTGGTCACGCAATCTATCGGCCTGATGTATTTTCCGAGACAATGGACCTTCTCGATCGTCTGGTGCTGACAGAAGGGTTGGATGTCCAGAGTGTCATTGTCGAAATTGCCAGAGATTTGTGTGTTACGCACCCTTCCGCTCGAAGACAGtcggatgatgatggcgaccTGTCTGAAGATATTGACCAATTATTCGAACTGACCCGAATCATCGTCCTTGTCCTATCCGGCATTCTACCAGGTCTATCTGAGGGCAATGCGCCGGCACGGCATCAGATCAACGGAGAGGCTATTCTGTTGATTAGAACCGCGCTCAATGCCATTGTAGATGCTGCGGAAGTGTTCCCGTCCATCATCAAAACGGACTTGCACGCCTGTATCATTCACATTTTTGCGACGATTCTCGCTACGCCAGAGTGTCAGGAGCTGATTGTACCACAGTCGCTCGCTATACTGAAACGATTTATTGCCAGCATGTCCAAGTCGAGGAGAAACTCGGCCAATGGACCATCAGCGACCGACATCCAGCTGCAAGGGTGCCTCCGGCGCTTCCTGTCCATCTACCTCAACGCGCAGAAGCGGGAGACGCCGACGTCTCTGACCTCTGTGAAGAACAGCCTACTTGCCACCACTATCCTGTTTACAAGTGGCACGAATCAATTGCCTGCCACCGAACCCCTTGTCGCACGCTATCTAGATGAGGTCCTAGACTGCCTCACAGATCGAATG